One Streptomyces umbrinus genomic window, TGGGTCAGTAGCGAACCCGGTCGCCCGGTCGGCTCGGCGGCCGGTCGAGGGCGTACATCCGTCGCGCGGGAACACCTGGGCCGGTCTCGCCGTTCTTGTCTTTGAGTCGGGCGGCCGCCACGCGTGGCGGTACGACCCGAACCCGGCTATCGATCCCGAGTGCCATGTCCCGTTCCCGAGCACTTTCCGGCGCGCTCACGGGCGCTGTCGTCGCGCTGCTCCTGGGCTGTTCCAGCGAGACCGTGCCGACGGGAACCTCCGCGAAGCCTCCACGGGACACGTCCACGACGGCCCAGGTCCCGACGGCTCCCGCCACCCCGGCCCCGCCCCCGTCCTCCGCGAGCCCGGCCCCTCCGAAGACCGAGACCGAGACGGAGACCGATACCGATACTCGGACCCGGACCGCCCGGCTCGCCATCCCCGCGATCGGGCTCAAGGACCTGCGCGTCGTCCCGTACGAGGGGACGACCGACGACTGGCCGGGCACCCGGATCCAGAACGGTGGCGCCGGAGCCAGCCCGTACGGGAGCACGGGCGGGGTCGGGCCCGGTGAGGTCGGAAACTACCTAGTCACGGCCCACCGGCTCTCCGCCGGCGGCCCGCTGCGCGACCTCCCGGCTCTCGACAAGGGCGACTCGGTCGTCGTCACGTCCGGCGGCACGGTGTACGAGTACGAGATCACCGGCACAAGGGAGACCTCCTTCCGCTCCGAGCGCTCGCTCGCCGAACAGCGGGCGGCGGTCCCGGGCTTCCCGGGCAGAAGCCCCACCCAGGCCATGATCACCATCTCCACCTGCGCGACACCCGAGGACAACGCGGCCGGAAACTTCTGGCGCGACGACAGAGGCAATCCCGAACACCGCATCGACAAGATCGGCGTACTGACCGAGGCGGGTGGCCGGACGCCGTAGCCTCCTCGGGAGTGCACTGAAGGGTCCGGGTCTCCTCCAGGACCGGGACCGGGACCGGTGTCGCTGGAGTCCTCGTCAGGGTGGCCGGTCCGGAACCGGCCCCGTACGGAGGTGAATGTGAGGGAGCACAGCCCCTTCACGGAGGATGAGTTGCGGCACATCTGCGATGCGGGGCGTCGGCGTGACTGGGAGCGCGGGGAGCCGCTGATGCACGAGGGGTCCCCGCCGGACAACGTCATCCTGATCGAGGACGGCCTCGTGAAGATCACGACGGAGACTTCGAACGGCTACACCAGCGTGCTCGCCATCCGCGGCCCCGGAGAACTGCTGGGGGAACTGTCCTGCGTCGACGGCGGTCGGCGGTCGGCCACCGCCACCGCGCTCTGGGACGGTCGGGGAGTGGTCGTGACGGCCGAGCGGTTCCGGCAACTGTTGGCACAGCAGGGGCCGCTGGCTCTCGCGGTGCTGCGCAGCGTCGCCGGGCGGCTGCGCCAGTCCGACCGGCAGCGCGGCGAATACGGCGCCTATCCGGCCGGAACACGCATCGCCCGGGTGCTCGCGGACCTCGCGATGCGCCACGGCGAGCCCGTGCCAGGTCCGTCCGATGCCGATGCCGATGCCGATGCCGATGCCGATGCCGGATCCGGATCCGTATCCGTACGGATCACCCAGAGGGAACTGGCGGGCGCGGCCGGCACCTCGCGCGAATCCGTGGCACGCACCGTGCGGGCCCTGCAGCAGGACGGACTGGTCACCGTCGGCCGGGGGCGCGTCGTGATGCGGGATTCGCGGGCGCTGCTGAGATGGAGAGGCGAGTGAAGATCCGGTAACAGGGTGGGCGGAGTGGCCACGGACGCCTCACGAGAGCCGACAGGGTGTCAACTGACACTGTCGGCAAGGTAGTTGTGCGGTATCCAGTTACGCATGTTGAGTTCCACAGCGCGTCATTCGGCGCGGTATTCCCTGATCGTCATCCTCGACATCGAGGGCTTCGGACGACGGACGGACCCGGATCAGGCATGGCTCCGTGAGCGGTTGCGGGCCGTCGTGACCAAGGCGCTCCACGCCGCCCGCATCGAGGAGCCGCCGTTGGAGGACCGCGGCGACGCCGTGCTCCTGATCCTCCCCGGCACGGTGCCCAAGACCGATCTCCTGGGAGGTTTCGTCCGCACGCTCGTGGGCGAATTGCGGGAGCACGCCCGCAGCCACACCGGAGACAGGGAGATGCGGCTCCGCGCGGCCTTCCACGCGGGCGAGGTGGCCCGCCACGGCACGGGCTGGGTCGGTGCGGACCTCAACACCGCCTTCCGCATCGCGGACATGGAGCCGCTGCGGCAGGCACTGGCCGGGGCTCCCGGGGCGGTCCTGTCCCTCGCGGTGTCCCACGTCCTGCACCAGGGAGTGATCCGTCACCGTCATCCGGGCCTGGCGGACGCCGAGTTCGCCCCCTTCGTACTGTCCGCGAAGGAGCTCCGGGACGAGAAGGTGTGGATCAGGGTTCCGGGTCGGCCGGTGTCCCTGGACCCGCACGCGCCCGCCGCATCCGGGACTCAGGGTCACGGACCGCGTGCCGCATCGCGGGAGCCGTCGGTTCCACCGGTCCCACCTTTTCCGCCCATGCCTCCGCGGCCGTCGGCCGGCAGCGGCAACCCCGGCAGCGGCAACCTCGGCATCAGCGCGACGAACGTCACGGTCACGGGCGTGGGCGTGAACCACGGCGCGGTCAGCCAGTCCTGGACGTCCACGACCGGCCCGGACCCCGACGGGACAGCCGGCCTCCTTCGCGAACTGTCCCGGCTGCGCACCGACTTGAAGGAAGCTCGTCGGCGGGACCAGATCGACGACTTCACGTTCCAGGCCGCCGACGAAGAACTCCAGACCGCGGAGCAGAACGCCGAGACCCGTCACGAGGAGGGCCGGGGCAGGCTGCTGCGCGCGCTGATGAGCCTGCGGGGCATCGTCGCGGACACCGCCGCGCTGGCAGGCCTCGTGGCGACCGTCACACAACTCATACAGCTCGTGAAAGGCCAGGCATGACACCGGGGAACCAGGGAATCCAGGCACTGGACGTCAACGTCCATGGTGTCGGGGTCAACCACGGTCAGGTCAACCAGTACGTCATCGGGGAGGACGCCACCGCCGAGGAAAGGCTCGAACAGGGCGTACGAAGCCTGCGGGCGGGGATGCGGGACAGGGCCGAGCAGCTGATCGCCGAGGCGGTCGAGCGCAGCGACACACCTTCGCCGGAAGGGCTGTACTACTGGGCACTGTCCATAGTGAGCCGCCGCTCCCCGGAGGACCTCACGGACGAGGACTGGCACAAGCTGCGCCACGCCCTCGACCTGCTCAGGGACGACCCCGGGGAGTACGGTGCGGCGGGCCGGGCCCTGCACGAGTTGATGAAGGCATCGGTCGGCCCTTCTCGGACCGGCGAGCCGGGAAGCCGCCTGGACGCCACGCTGCTCCTGGAGACTCTTCCGGACGACGAGATCCGCGCCCAGCTCAAGGACCACCTGAGGTACCTCCTGCGCGGCATCGAGCGGGACTCCCTGGACTCCGAGGAAGCAGGGGAGCTGGGCGAACGGCTCGCGAAGAACCGGAAGGAGAGGGCGCCGCTCTTCTTCACGCCGGATCCCGTGCTGCAATGCCCCCTCCCGCCCGAGGAGCCGAAGATCGATCCGGCGATCGCCGGCCTTCTCGGCGGTATGGGCGCGGTCCTCGGTGTCCTGCTGCTCATCGTGCAGATCCCGGACGACCTCCTCGACAACGAGAAGTCCGTCGCCTGGCTCGCGTTCACGACGGGGTGCCTGGCGCTGGCGTTCGGCGTACCTGAATGGCTGCGGTCGGCCGTCCGAGACGCTCGGCGCCGCGAGTGGCAGGCCGACCCCGACGGCAAGGTCGTGTTCGACCAGGAGCAGAACCCGTTCCGTCGGCAGGGGGCACGACTGGGCGCGGTTCTGATCAACAACAAGCAGTGGCGTGAGGAGCGGGAGCAGCGGGCCAAGGAACGGCGGAAGACGAAGAAGGCGAGGTTCCGCCGTACCGTCGAGGCCATCGTGCAGGACCGGTTCCTGGACTACGAGCCGAAGGGCTCCGAGAACGCCAAGCAGTGGCGGCGGCACACGGAGCGCGCGCGGCAGGACCTCATCGACGACCTCACCCATCGCCACTGGCGGACCGGCGCTCCCGGTGCGCTCGACTGGCTGATCCAACTGCGCGCCAAGGAGATCGGGGGGCGGCACGTCGACCCCGCGCAGGTGCGGTTCGAGGAGGGCTTCCGGCGCGTCAGGGGCCTCTGCGCGCTCCTCGGGGTCGGCCTGCTCGCCGTCACCGTCGTGCGGATCATCCCGGGCCGGGCTCCCGACGACGGATTCATGGCTGCCTCTCTGCTCGTGGTCAGCGTGGCGGGTATGTCACTGTCCGCTCGCCACTACGCCCGTTTTCGGGCGTACCGACGCGACAGGAAGCAGTACGAAGACGATCTGCTGGAGCGTGAAAGATGGCAGAACGAACTCAGGCTGGGCCGCCCGGGTGACGAGCAGATGGCCCGCTGGTACGACCTGGACCAGCGGTACCTGCGCAGGGAGGTCCTCGCCGAACACCGTATGGAGCACCGCGACATCCTCTTCAGCTTCTTCCTGGTGGAAGGCGTCCCGGGGTGCGTCCGGGCCAAGGTCAAGAACGGTCCGCCGCGCTACTCGCAGTACCGGCAGACGTTCTACGTCCTGACCTCCAGCGGGGTGTGGGTGAGCGCCTGGAACGTGGACTTCGCCACCGGCGAGCACGACGGCCGGCAGGACACGGTGTTCCGCTACGACGCCATCAGCTCGGTGACGGTGGAGTCGGTCGGCGTCCGCTCCGGCGACTCCCTGCGGGAGATCGTCGCCCTCTCCGAGGACGGAGCGCTGCGCGATGCCGGGGAGGAGGACGGCCTGGTGCTTCACGAAGCGCTGCGGCTGGCCCTGCACAACGGGCAGCGGCTGACCGCGTTGCTGGAGAACTACGAGCAGTTGTACGACTCCGACCACGAGGACCGCGTGCAGCTTCGCCGTCTCGCTCTGGAGTCGTCCGGCATCACGGCCGGGTTCCGGATCCTGACCGCACTGGCCACCGAGGGCAGGAAGTGGTTCGCGCAGCGGCGGCAGCGGTCGTACCAGGCCTTCGTGGGCTCCGGCCCCCTGGACGGCGACCATCCGGTCGCCGAGCCCCCCGTCCTGCTGCTGTCCGAGTAGGACGGGTCGGTGGCCGGCCTGCCACGGGGGACAGGCCGGCCACCTCGGCTCAGACAGACCCTAGGCCAGGCCTAGGCCGCGGCTTCGCTGCCGAAGCGCTCCTTGTACGACTCCACGTCCTCGTCCGTGATCTTGGCGAAGAGGACCGGGGGAACCGTGAAGGGGGTGCCGGCGGGGAGGAAGGTCAGGGACTTCGCCTCGGCCGCCGTCGCCCAGGTCGCCGTGTCGTCCGGCAGGGCGAACGCCGAGCGCATCGCCTTGGAGGAGGCCGGGATGAAGGGTTCGGAGATGACCGAGTAGAGGTGGATGAGGTTCATCGCGACGCGGAGGGTGAGGGCCGCGCCGTCCGGGTTGGTCTTGATCTCCAGCCAGGGGGCCTTCTCCTCCAGGTAGGAGTTGCCGGCCGACCACAGGGCGCGCAGGGCGGCCGCGGCCTTGCGGAACTGGAGGGCCTCCATCTGGGTCTCGTACTCCGAGAGAAGGGCCGCGATCTCCTCGCCCAGCTTCGTCTCGGGCTCGCCCGCCTCCGCGCCCGCCGGGACCTCCTCGCCGAAGCGCTTCTTGGAGAAGGAGAGGACTCGGTTGACGAAGTTGCCGAGGGTGTCCGCCAGGTCCTTGTTCACCGTGGCCGTGAAGTGCTCCCACGTGAAGGACGAGTCGTCCGACTCCGGGGCGTTGGCGATCAGGAAGTAGCGCCAGTAGTCGGCGGGGAGGATCTCCAGGGCGTGGTCGGTGAAGACGCCGCGCTTCTGGGACGTGGAGAACTTTCCGCCGTAGTACGTCAGCCAGTTGAAGGCCTTGACGTAGTCGACCTTCTTCCACGGCTCGCGGATGCCGAGCTCGGTGGCGGGGAACATCACCGTGTGGAACGGGACGTTGTCCTTCGCCATGAACTCCGTGTAGCGGACGGGGTTTTCGCCCTGGTCGGACTCGTACCACCAGGACTTCCAGTCGCGGTTCTCCGGGTCCTTGTCGGACCATTCCTTCGTCGCGCCGATGTACTCGATCGGGGCGTCGAACCAGACGTAGAAGACCTTGCCCTCGGCGGCCAGCTCCGGCCAGGTGTCCGCCGGGACCGGGACGCCCCAGTCGAGGTCACGGGTGATCGCGCGGTCGTGCAGGCCTTCGTTCAGCCACTTGCGGGCGATGGAGGAGGCGAGCTGCGGCCACTCCGGAGCCTTTTCGGAGGTCCGCGCCACCCACTCCTCGACCTCGTGCTGGAGCTTCGACTGGAGGAGGAAGAGGTGCTTCGTCTCCCGGACCTCCAGCTCCGTCGAACCGGAGATCGCCGAGCGGGGGTTGATCAGGTCGGTCGGGTCCAGGACGCGGGTGCAGTTCTCGCACTGGTCGCCGCGGGCCTTGTCGTAGCCGCAGTGGGGGCAGGTGCCCTCGACGTAACGGTCCGGGAGGAAGCGGCCGTCGGTCGGCGAGTACACCTGGCGGATCGCGCGCTCTTCGATGAAGCCGTTCTCGTTCAGGCGGCGGGCGAAGTGCTGGGTGATCTCGCGGTTCTGCGGGCTGGAGCTGCGGCCGAAGTAGTCGAAGGCCAGCTCGAAGCCGTCGTAGACCGCCTTCTGGGCGTCGTGGGCCTGGGCGCAGAACTCGTCGACCGGCAGGCCCTGCTCCTTAGCCGCCAGTTCGGCCGGGGTGCCGTGCTCGTCCGTCGCGCAGATGTAGAGGACGTCGTGGCCGCGCTGGCGGAGGTACCTGGCGTACACGTCCGCCGGGAGCATGGACCCCACCATGTTGCCCAGGTGCTTGATCCCGTTGATGTACGGAAGGGCGCTGGTGATGAGGTGTCGAGCCATTGCGGGCTGCTCCCAGGTCGTTACGTGGGGTGACGGTTCGGTGGGTGATGCTTCGATCGTCGACCGTCTTACGAACCTTGAAATCGTAGCCGACATGGGTGGGCCGCCCGCTCCCCCTTTTAAGGGGTGGGAAGCGGGCGGCCCGGTGGATGCTGCTGGGTGTTCCTGGGTGCGTTCCTTGGTGCGTTCCTTGGTGCGTTCCTGTGGGGCTACGGGCGCCAGTTCGCCAGTACGCCCTCGTAGACCTCCGTGTCCGTGAGCTCGCGCGGGGTCGGGCCCGCGTGGAAGAACGCGGTGTTGTCCGTCTTGAGCTTGCGGAGGTAGTCGAAGGCCTTGTTGTCCTGCTCGCCGAACGCGATGAAGGAGAAGAAGACGCCGGGGTGGTTCTTGGCCGCGTCCGTGAGGGACTGGGTCGCGGGGGTCTTGGCGTCCGGGGCGCCGTCCGTCTGGAAGATCACGAGGGCCGGGGCCGTGGGGGCGTCCGACTTCTCGTGGTGGGTGAGGACTTCCTGTACGGCGGCGTGGTAGCTCGTACGTCCCATGCGGCCGAGGCCCGCGTGGAGTTCGTCGATCTTGTTCTCGTGGTCGGGGAGGGCGAGTTCGCCGGTGCCGTCCAGTTCGGTGGAGAAGAAGACGACGTGGACCGTGGCGGTGGGGTCCAGGTGGGCGGCCAGGGCGAGGGTCTGCTCGCCGAGGGCCTGGGCGGAGCCGTCCTTGTAGTACGGGCGCATGCTCGCGGAGCGGTCGAGGACGAGGTAGACCTTGGCACGGGTGCCGGTGAGGTTGTGCTTTTCGAGGGTCGAGGTGGCGGCGTTGTAGGCCGTGAGTAGGCCGGGGGCGTGGGCCTTGACCTGGGTGAGGGTGGTGGCGGGGGCCGCCTCCCCGGACTCGGCTTCGCCTTCGTCCGCGTCGGTTTTCCCACCCGCACCGCCCGTGACGCTTTCGTCGCCGGCTGCGAGTGGCCCTTGTGGGGCCTGACCGCCGTCGGCGGCGATGGGCTCCGTGATGGGCTCCATGGTGGGCTCGGGTGCCGGCCCTGCGGACTCGGCTTCGCCTTCGTCCGCTTCGGATTTCCCACCCGCACCACTCGTGACGCTCTCGTCGTCGACTGCGAGTGGCCCCTGTGGGTCCTCATCACCGTCGGCGGCCGCGGGCTCGTCCGCCTGCGCGGTGACGGGCTCGGCCTCGGGGGTGACCTCGGCAACCACGGGCTCGGGTGCGGGGACGGCCTCGGCAACCACGGGCTCGGGTTCGGGCTCGACGACCGGCTCGGGCTCCGGGGTCACGTCGGCGGCGACGGGCTCGGGCTCGGCCTCGACCTTGGCCTCGACCTTGGCCTCCGGCTCGGCGTCGACCACGGGCTCGGGCTTCACCTCGGCCTCGGGCTCGACGACCGGCTCGGGTTCGACGACGGCCTCGGCCACGGGCTCGGCCTTGGCTTCCACGACGGGCTCGGCCTCGGCCTCGACAACCGGCTCGGGCTCGGCTTCCACAACCGGCTCAGCCTTGGCCGCCGGCTCGGTCTCGGCGACCGGCTCCGCCGCAGCCGTCTGCTCTGCCACCGGCTCTGCCTCAACCACCGGCTCTGCTGCCGGCTCGGCCTCTGTCACCGGCTCGGTCTTGGCCTTCTTGGCAGGCTCGGGCTTGGTTTCCGGTTCTGTCGTCGGAGACGCCTGCTTCGGGACCGTCACATTGTCGAAGGCCGCCGAAACCAGGTCCTCCACCACTGAGGCCTTGGGCTCGGTGGCGGGGGCCGGCACCGTGGCCTCCGGCTGAGCCGGCTCAGCCGGTGAGTTCGGCTCGGCCGCCGTAGGC contains:
- the metG gene encoding methionine--tRNA ligase, giving the protein MARHLITSALPYINGIKHLGNMVGSMLPADVYARYLRQRGHDVLYICATDEHGTPAELAAKEQGLPVDEFCAQAHDAQKAVYDGFELAFDYFGRSSSPQNREITQHFARRLNENGFIEERAIRQVYSPTDGRFLPDRYVEGTCPHCGYDKARGDQCENCTRVLDPTDLINPRSAISGSTELEVRETKHLFLLQSKLQHEVEEWVARTSEKAPEWPQLASSIARKWLNEGLHDRAITRDLDWGVPVPADTWPELAAEGKVFYVWFDAPIEYIGATKEWSDKDPENRDWKSWWYESDQGENPVRYTEFMAKDNVPFHTVMFPATELGIREPWKKVDYVKAFNWLTYYGGKFSTSQKRGVFTDHALEILPADYWRYFLIANAPESDDSSFTWEHFTATVNKDLADTLGNFVNRVLSFSKKRFGEEVPAGAEAGEPETKLGEEIAALLSEYETQMEALQFRKAAAALRALWSAGNSYLEEKAPWLEIKTNPDGAALTLRVAMNLIHLYSVISEPFIPASSKAMRSAFALPDDTATWATAAEAKSLTFLPAGTPFTVPPVLFAKITDEDVESYKERFGSEAAA
- a CDS encoding VWA domain-containing protein; translation: MGILTRLRNAFGKSRKGDAAAAAATPAAEPSVPAARQETAPEPVPTAAEPNSPAEPAQPEATVPAPATEPKASVVEDLVSAAFDNVTVPKQASPTTEPETKPEPAKKAKTEPVTEAEPAAEPVVEAEPVAEQTAAAEPVAETEPAAKAEPVVEAEPEPVVEAEAEPVVEAKAEPVAEAVVEPEPVVEPEAEVKPEPVVDAEPEAKVEAKVEAEPEPVAADVTPEPEPVVEPEPEPVVAEAVPAPEPVVAEVTPEAEPVTAQADEPAAADGDEDPQGPLAVDDESVTSGAGGKSEADEGEAESAGPAPEPTMEPITEPIAADGGQAPQGPLAAGDESVTGGAGGKTDADEGEAESGEAAPATTLTQVKAHAPGLLTAYNAATSTLEKHNLTGTRAKVYLVLDRSASMRPYYKDGSAQALGEQTLALAAHLDPTATVHVVFFSTELDGTGELALPDHENKIDELHAGLGRMGRTSYHAAVQEVLTHHEKSDAPTAPALVIFQTDGAPDAKTPATQSLTDAAKNHPGVFFSFIAFGEQDNKAFDYLRKLKTDNTAFFHAGPTPRELTDTEVYEGVLANWRP
- a CDS encoding class E sortase, whose product is MSRSRALSGALTGAVVALLLGCSSETVPTGTSAKPPRDTSTTAQVPTAPATPAPPPSSASPAPPKTETETETDTDTRTRTARLAIPAIGLKDLRVVPYEGTTDDWPGTRIQNGGAGASPYGSTGGVGPGEVGNYLVTAHRLSAGGPLRDLPALDKGDSVVVTSGGTVYEYEITGTRETSFRSERSLAEQRAAVPGFPGRSPTQAMITISTCATPEDNAAGNFWRDDRGNPEHRIDKIGVLTEAGGRTP
- a CDS encoding Crp/Fnr family transcriptional regulator — encoded protein: MREHSPFTEDELRHICDAGRRRDWERGEPLMHEGSPPDNVILIEDGLVKITTETSNGYTSVLAIRGPGELLGELSCVDGGRRSATATALWDGRGVVVTAERFRQLLAQQGPLALAVLRSVAGRLRQSDRQRGEYGAYPAGTRIARVLADLAMRHGEPVPGPSDADADADADADAGSGSVSVRITQRELAGAAGTSRESVARTVRALQQDGLVTVGRGRVVMRDSRALLRWRGE